The region CAGGAGTATTAAAATCAATGCCATAATGTAACTTTCTTGCCACCCCCACAAAAGAAAAAACGGGAAGGTCTTCGCCGCCTAACAATGTTACGGTAGTAACATCGTAGGCATAATTGTTGCCATCGCCAGTAAATTGTCTAGTATGTTTGTTATACATAACTCCGCTTTCGTTATAATCCCAACGCACAATATATTTGCTACCCCCGTTTTCAGCCGCGTATAAATAACCGCTTTTTGCATGCAAATTTATTATAGACGAACCGATAGCCAACGGTTGAGCATTGACAAATGTTGGCAAGTGTGGGAAAGTCTCTACACGATAAGAGACTGTTCCATGGCTTAAATTTCCTACAAATAGAACGCCTTTTTCTCGATCAAACGACAAATTTTTATAATTGATTCCAGACACGCCGTATGCTATATAATGGTTAAGGAAGATAGGGTTGCTTGGATTTGCCACGTTATATACGGACAACCCGTATGTTCCATTGGCTATATAAAGCGTCGTGCCGTTCAAAACGGCGTCGTAAGCTATACCAGACTCCATCGCTTTTGTGGCTATGTGAATAGGATTTCTGGGATCGGTTATGTCAAATACCAGCAATCCCGCGTTCGCGTCGGTTATAAATAGATGCGTACCATTTGCGTCTCCGCCGTTAAGAGCGTCTGAAACGTCAATCGATCCTACTCTTACGGGGCTGTATGGCTGAGATATATCAGCCCTCTCGATGACGCCGGTTCCCGTCGTCATAAATAACATATTATCAAGTCTTATAAAGCCCCCGACTTTATCTACTGGTTCGGATCCGTCCGGCAGATCGCTAATCGAGCCAATATAGCGCATATCGGCGGGATTACTAATATCTATAATTTGCACAGATTGTTCGTCAAGATACGCCGAGCCGACAAAAACATAATTACCTAATACGCGCAGAATGTTTGTTTTGACCCTGTAATCGACAGTTATGGTTTGATCAAGCGAAAGATTGCCGTCGTTGGCAATAACATACTTCTTGAGATTTTCGCCGAACGTCGCAACTAAAATATAATTGCCGACCGTTACAACCTCCCGCGCGTATTGAAGACCGTCCGAAGCGTCCAAATGAAATATCTCTATAGGGTTAGCTGGATCTGATATGTCAAATCCTAATATGCCGTCGGTGATTTTTGTGGCGTAAAGGAA is a window of Helicobacteraceae bacterium DNA encoding:
- a CDS encoding Ig-like domain-containing protein yields the protein MRIVIVFLSWAIMLLADLGPKLSSTPAANYGVAGSSNDMALAGNRVYIADGANGIRACAVAGDGLNCSSAFGIAPTEANGSVNKLELAGNRLYAAEANAGVGVYDISTGAPTLLQRYSFSEGAATYILTRDSIAYIVAYKSVVIAELNASGEISSILSTITRTNNNGFCGLALSDNGQFLYATKITDGILGFDISDPANPIEIFHLDASDGLQYAREVVTVGNYILVATFGENLKKYVIANDGNLSLDQTITVDYRVKTNILRVLGNYVFVGSAYLDEQSVQIIDISNPADMRYIGSISDLPDGSEPVDKVGGFIRLDNMLFMTTGTGVIERADISQPYSPVRVGSIDVSDALNGGDANGTHLFITDANAGLLVFDITDPRNPIHIATKAMESGIAYDAVLNGTTLYIANGTYGLSVYNVANPSNPIFLNHYIAYGVSGINYKNLSFDREKGVLFVGNLSHGTVSYRVETFPHLPTFVNAQPLAIGSSIINLHAKSGYLYAAENGGSKYIVRWDYNESGVMYNKHTRQFTGDGNNYAYDVTTVTLLGGEDLPVFSFVGVARKLHYGIDFNTPEVGITPLYNVVGLSAAGQYLLGSSGTMSAYGLEIHYIYEPVDASLKPRFVKTQGKIQNRAIISGNYAYIPDHYYGVQAVYIEMLRTLQEAYRSVDENATLESLSSSVSITFSQNIDPSSLIDKLYITRNGAIFDDHVYYQLLSDNKTVSFTPYSGAWIANSEYQIHISGDISDIFRNPLGDSVGDELIITFRTE